From Alloacidobacterium dinghuense:
TCCGTCGACTAAGTGACGAAGAACCTCCACCTCACGATCGGTAAGCAGCTCGTCGCTGTAATGTTCCGCCAACTGGGCCATGATGGGGGCCGGAATTTTCCTCTTGCCCGCATGAACTTGGCGGATGACATCGACCAGTTCGCTGGAAGGCATACTCTTGAGCAGGTAAGCTTGCGCCCCTTCTGCCAAGGCTCGCCGAATCTCGTTCTCGCGCGCGAAAGCAGTGAGGATCACAAAACGTGCGCCAGGAAACTCGGTGCGTATGGCGATCATGAACTCGATGCCGCTTATGTCTGGAAGCCTGAGATCCATAAGAATGACGTCAGCCCCGTGATTACGAAAATAGTCAATCGTCTCGCGTCCCGTGGAAAGTTGGGCCACCAACTCCATATCTTGTTGAGCATTGATAACGCTGGCCACTCCGAGACGCCACACGGGGTGGTCATCAAGATTCAAAACCCT
This genomic window contains:
- a CDS encoding response regulator, whose product is MSDKIRVLNLDDHPVWRLGVASVINAQQDMELVAQLSTGRETIDYFRNHGADVILMDLRLPDISGIEFMIAIRTEFPGARFVILTAFARENEIRRALAEGAQAYLLKSMPSSELVDVIRQVHAGKRKIPAPIMAQLAEHYSDELLTDREVEVLRHLVDGHRNREIAERLFIAEETVKAHMRHILDKLGANDRTQALAIALRRGVIQL